The genomic window GCTTGCTCTAATACCATTTATTTCATCTGTAGTGAATCTCGTCCTCTTATGAATTACTACTCTTTCGGGAAGTGTATCGAGGGATTGGTAAAAAAGTTCCCGTATGGATACCCCAAATTGGAAGGCATCTTTATAAGAAAGATAGGGGTTATTTTGTTTGTCCAAAACATAATTATCAATTTTTGAAAGTCTATACTTCAGCCCCTGGCCATTGGAATCATATATATGGCTGCATCCGATGACGATCTCCTGTTTGTCCTTTATTCTGGAAACGCTATAACCAATTCCTGCATATGCAGTTTTCCTTTCTTGACTATTTAGAATCCATGGTGTTCTCAGTGATTTGACATAGAAAGATAATGAAAGCCACCAGTAGATTTGGCATTTCAGTTTATCATCTAATGTATCTTCCCTAATAAGCTGAGTGGATATGCCAATGGAAGCAGCAAAAGCTTTAATATTGTCATGGAGATCAAAGCTTTCGGTATCATTGATGTAGCTTTCAAAAAGCTGCCATTCCTCAGGAATAAATATTACAACTGAACTTGAACCTTGGATAGCTGATATTTTCTGGATGCGGTCCTTTATCATATGCGCCAGTGCAACTGCATTTTCATGTGTCTGCTTTGAATTGTCACCAACAAAGTTGATGTCCATCCATGATGAACTGCCCTGGGCAGTCGGAATATTTATGGGGATGTTGTAGGCTGCGAAAAATCCGGGATAATCGATGAGGTAGTCCGTATTAATTCCTTGGGTTGGATGTTTGGAATTCAAACCCGAAAGAAAGCTAAAAAATCGCTGTGCGTATTTTGAGCCACAGATCACCGCTAAATTTATCTCGTTGGAATTTATAACGCCATTAAGATTAACATCATAAGGACGGTTATTGATCAGGCCGCGCATAGGGTGGAAGTCCCTAAAATCATTGTTACTGGAGGTATTTTTAAAGATTAGTTGTGGCTCTAGAAACTGGACTCCACGAAATTGGGTCTGTTTTCCGTTGTAGTTCTGTGGAGTATAAGAACGGTACTTACTATCCAGTACATCAATTTCGCCATACGCTGTATTGGCACTTATCTGGAACTCAAAACCTGTTCCGGATTTTGTGGGATATTCGAATATAAGTTTTCTATGACCAAACAGAACACCGGTCCAGAAATGCAGTTCTTTGTCATATTTATCGTTATATAGCTTTTCAAGGATGCCCTTACTTACTTGCTGTTTCAAGGTCTTGGGAACTTCTGTCGGGGACTCCAAGTGTATTGTCGGAGCCAAGGCCAAATAGGCATATCTTTTATCAAAATAAAGCGAAAGGTACAGAGCGTTATGAACGGATACATCACCAATCCTGCTTTTGGCGTCTTTCAGCCATATTCTGTCCTTAAAGTTGGATCGCAGCTCTTTGGTCGCACAAAAGTGCTTTGCAACAGCCATTAACATCAGATTTTTAAAAGCGGTAACATTCGCAATGTCGTGGTTGGAAATCTGTTCACGAACAATTTTGGATTGTAGATAAGGTCTAAAAACGGAGCTGATTTCACTAAGGGATCCAAGAGCGAATACTTTGCCCTTAAACGGTACTGCCGATATAGTTGTTCTTTCAGTGAGTTCACGGAGAAAAGCCCAAGGTCTGTTGTGTCCGTAATCTACTTGAAACTGGAAGACTTCCTTAGGAAATACGATGGGATGGAGGTTGCTTTTAATGTATTTGTTAGTCTTGCCGAAATTCAGCTTAAAATCAGTGCTCACCGTTTCGTCCTTATCTGAGGCTTCTAGTACCTGCTGAATTTGATCGGATATACTCTTGTTATCCTCAAATATTGTCTTTGCAAGATGTATTAATGTCTTATCAAAGCCATCTGTCGAAATATAGTAGGCTTCTCTGCCCGAGACTCTCGCATGCCGAATCAGCTCCTCTACCTCTTTATTAATATTGTCACCGTATCCGCACCAGTAGAGGCGTCCGGTTCCCCTTTTCGAGAAAGCAGATTTAAGGGCATTCATCAACGAGACGTCACGTCCGCTATATCCGGCAACAATAAGATTTTTGTCCGTATGATAGTTTCCTAAATGTTCTTTGAAAATTTCATCCTGAGAATCTAGTTCCTTATCTGTATTTTTTAATGTCGTATATTTATAGTCACCGTGTAAAGCAATACAAAGCAGTTCTTTTGTACTTTGATTTCTAAAGATCCGATCAGCATTATCTAGTGTTATTTCAATCGGTGTAAGATTATTTTGATGACCAGCCCTTACCATAAGGCCATCAAAATTGGTTGTCCATACTGATTTAACGATTCCCTGTCCAGCTAAAAAACAAAGTAATTTGTAGCCAATATATGGGTTTTTGTCTTCAATCAGACTTAAAAAATACTTCCTTCTATCCTCAGCTATAGGATATGCTTTTTCTGCATAATATGAATATTCTTCGTTGGTGTCCAGATCTGGAAATCCACCGTGGTTATCAAGCCATTTTTGGATGCTTTGGCGGACACCTTCATTCCTATGGTTCTTATAATATTCAGAAGCATTCAAATTCTTAGAGATGTAAATGTCCCTTTTCCATTCCCAAATACAATCATATGCGGATTGTATGCCAGAACTTATAGAGGCACCTGCACCAAGTAGGAATGAATGCGGAACATCAATATTACGTTTTATTGAACGCAGAAATGCATCGTAATCTAAGTATAAATTTTCTTCCATTAATTTATTAAAGGTGTAATAATCCAGAGGTAATACAAGGCTGTTTTGCTTTGCTCACTTTAAGTTATATAAATATACCATAATTCTTCATCATCAGAGAGTGTTCAATCCCATTAATGTGTTGATAAGATTGTTGCTCCCTCTTTTTAATCGATAAAGATATGTCTGAAAATTTTTAAAAAAAATATGGTTTTCCGCATTATGTAGTTAGTACTTTTTAAAAAGCCATTTTGTAAAAACATGTATAAAGACTCGTCAAATAAATTGTTCTGATTTTCGTTTAATATATAGGGGTTTTTAAATATAATAAAGATTATAATAATACTACGCCATGCAAGCCGTTTATCTGTACATACGAGTCAGTACTGATGAACAGGCTGTAAAAGGATATTCCCAACGCAGCCAGTTGGACCGACTTGTGCTTTATTGTAAAGATCACAATCTCATTGTTACCAAAACCATTTTCGAAGACTATTCGGCGAAAACATTCAACCGACCAGAATGGAACAAACTGTTCGCTGAACTTAAGCTCACTAAAAATCAATCTTCACTTATTCTCTTTACTTATTGGGATCGATTCAGCCGCAATATTATGGACGCTTATAAGATGTTAGAAAGATTGCAGAGTATGAAAGTCTCCATTCAGGCAATTGAACAGCAGTTAGACTTCTCAATCCCGGAAAGTAAAATTATGTTGGCAATGTATTGGGCTACTTCTGAAGTAGAAAACGATAGAAGAAGTCGTAACGTGCGTTTGGGAATGCAAAAAGCAAGACTAGAAGGAAGATGGATCAATAAAGCTCCTCTAGGATATAGAAATAAAATCACATCTGATGGAAAAAAATATATAGCCATCTATGAGCCGGAAGCATATGTTATCCGTGAAGCTTTCACAGCTATAGTAAGACAAAATAAATACTGTTTAAATGACATATACAAAGAAGCGGTATCAAATGGGCTTAATTGCAGCAGAAGTGCTTTTTACCGATTGGTAAGAAATCCTATTTATTGCGGTAAAATAAAAATTCCGGCATTTGAAAATAAACCAGAAAAAATTGTTGAAGGTGCTCATGAGCGTGTTATACCTGTCATTTTATTTGATCAGGTTCAAAGAATAATAAAAGACACGGACTTAAACCATCCTAAGAAATTAACTTCAAGAAAGATAGCTAATGAAAATTTAATTTTTAGAGGTATCCTACAATGTCCTAATTGTGGAAAGACGCTGACAGGAAGTGGCTCACAAGGCCACATTAAAAAATATTACTACTACCACTGTATGGGGCATTGTTCATACCGGATAAGAGCTGACCTTTTCAATTTGAGTTTTCTTTCATTTCTTAAGCAGAATAGAGTGGTAGAACCATTTTTAGAGCTTGCAGATAGTATTTCAAAAGAAATTTACAGTGATGGACATCATGACTATATACAGAAAAAAGAGGAAATAAAGAAAGAAATGGAAAAGTTGATTGATAGGGGATTCAATGCACAAAAGCTATTTTCAAATGGAAACATTGACTATGATGATTATATACTAATAAGAAATCGTTGCCAGGAATCTTTAAAAGATAATACTGATAAATTGAGACAGCAGGCTTTAAAAATAGTGGCAGAAAAACATACAGAGAAAGGAACAGGTTATATAATTAACCACTTAGGGGAGTTTTATGAAAATTCAGATACTACAACCAAACAGAGAATTATCAGGTTATGTTTTCCGGAGAAAGTAAAAGTAATAGAAGGGAATATTAATAAA from Chryseobacterium camelliae includes these protein-coding regions:
- a CDS encoding SIR2 family protein: MEENLYLDYDAFLRSIKRNIDVPHSFLLGAGASISSGIQSAYDCIWEWKRDIYISKNLNASEYYKNHRNEGVRQSIQKWLDNHGGFPDLDTNEEYSYYAEKAYPIAEDRRKYFLSLIEDKNPYIGYKLLCFLAGQGIVKSVWTTNFDGLMVRAGHQNNLTPIEITLDNADRIFRNQSTKELLCIALHGDYKYTTLKNTDKELDSQDEIFKEHLGNYHTDKNLIVAGYSGRDVSLMNALKSAFSKRGTGRLYWCGYGDNINKEVEELIRHARVSGREAYYISTDGFDKTLIHLAKTIFEDNKSISDQIQQVLEASDKDETVSTDFKLNFGKTNKYIKSNLHPIVFPKEVFQFQVDYGHNRPWAFLRELTERTTISAVPFKGKVFALGSLSEISSVFRPYLQSKIVREQISNHDIANVTAFKNLMLMAVAKHFCATKELRSNFKDRIWLKDAKSRIGDVSVHNALYLSLYFDKRYAYLALAPTIHLESPTEVPKTLKQQVSKGILEKLYNDKYDKELHFWTGVLFGHRKLIFEYPTKSGTGFEFQISANTAYGEIDVLDSKYRSYTPQNYNGKQTQFRGVQFLEPQLIFKNTSSNNDFRDFHPMRGLINNRPYDVNLNGVINSNEINLAVICGSKYAQRFFSFLSGLNSKHPTQGINTDYLIDYPGFFAAYNIPINIPTAQGSSSWMDINFVGDNSKQTHENAVALAHMIKDRIQKISAIQGSSSVVIFIPEEWQLFESYINDTESFDLHDNIKAFAASIGISTQLIREDTLDDKLKCQIYWWLSLSFYVKSLRTPWILNSQERKTAYAGIGYSVSRIKDKQEIVIGCSHIYDSNGQGLKYRLSKIDNYVLDKQNNPYLSYKDAFQFGVSIRELFYQSLDTLPERVVIHKRTRFTTDEINGIRASLNQAGIKKIDLIEINYDIDAKFVAMSVYQNNLQVDRFPISRGTCIVTNKKTALLWTHGIVPSVKQQNYKFYLGGRSIPAPIKITKHYGESNIDLIATEILGLTKMNWNSLDLYSKLPSTIDSSNQIARIGKLLARYEGRSYDYRLFI
- a CDS encoding recombinase family protein; this encodes MQAVYLYIRVSTDEQAVKGYSQRSQLDRLVLYCKDHNLIVTKTIFEDYSAKTFNRPEWNKLFAELKLTKNQSSLILFTYWDRFSRNIMDAYKMLERLQSMKVSIQAIEQQLDFSIPESKIMLAMYWATSEVENDRRSRNVRLGMQKARLEGRWINKAPLGYRNKITSDGKKYIAIYEPEAYVIREAFTAIVRQNKYCLNDIYKEAVSNGLNCSRSAFYRLVRNPIYCGKIKIPAFENKPEKIVEGAHERVIPVILFDQVQRIIKDTDLNHPKKLTSRKIANENLIFRGILQCPNCGKTLTGSGSQGHIKKYYYYHCMGHCSYRIRADLFNLSFLSFLKQNRVVEPFLELADSISKEIYSDGHHDYIQKKEEIKKEMEKLIDRGFNAQKLFSNGNIDYDDYILIRNRCQESLKDNTDKLRQQALKIVAEKHTEKGTGYIINHLGEFYENSDTTTKQRIIRLCFPEKVKVIEGNINKMLSETVKAIFGLTAMESKIKEIHGQQIEQRIGDFFKELYFLGYEQNLKNI